One segment of Burkholderia multivorans ATCC BAA-247 DNA contains the following:
- the gyrA gene encoding DNA gyrase subunit A yields MDQFAKETLPTSLEEEMRRSYLDYAMSVIVGRALPDVRDGLKPVHRRVLFAMHELNNDWNRAYKKSARIVGDVIGKYHPHGDSAVYETIVRMAQDFSLRYMLVDGQGNFGSIDGDNAAAMRYTEIRMAKIGHELLADIDKETVDFGPNYDGSEMQPLILPARIPNLLINGSSGIAVGMATNIPPHNLNEVVDACQHLLNNPDATIDELIEIIPAPDFPTAGIIYGVAGVRDGYRTGRGRVVMRAATHFEEIDRGQRMAIIVDELPYQVNKRSLLERIAELVNEKKLEGISDIRDESDKSGMRVVIELKRGEVPEVVLNNLYKATQLQDTFGMNMVALVDGQPKLLNLKEILQCFLSHRREVLTRRTVYELRKARERGHVLEGLAVALANIDEFIAIIKAAPTPPIAKQELMAKAWDSSLVREMLTRAEAENAAAGGRAAYRPEGLNPAFGMQGDGLYKLSDTQAQEILQMRLQRLTGLEQDKIIGEYRDVMAQISDLLDILARPERITTMIGEELTTVKAEFGDARRSKIELNATELNTEDLITPQDMVVTMSHAGYVKSQPLSEYRAQKRGGRGKQATQMKEDDWIETLFIANTHDYMLCFSNRGRVYWIKVYEVPQGSRNSRGRPIVNMFPLQDGEKINVVLPVKEFSADKFVFMATSLGTVKKTPLEAFSRPMKKGIIAVGLDEGDYLIGASITDGAHDVMLFSDAGKAVRFDENDVRPMGREARGVRGMQLDEGQQVIALLVAGSEDQSVLTATENGFGKRTPITEYTRHGRGTKGMIAIQTSERNGKVVAATLVDAEDQIMLITTAGVLIRTRVSEIREMGRATQGVTLISLDEGTKLSGLQQIAEAEDGDGEADEASDGEA; encoded by the coding sequence ATGGATCAATTCGCCAAAGAGACCCTGCCCACCTCCCTCGAGGAGGAAATGCGCCGTTCGTATCTCGATTACGCGATGAGCGTGATCGTCGGACGTGCCCTCCCGGATGTCCGCGATGGCCTGAAACCCGTGCACCGGCGCGTACTGTTCGCGATGCACGAACTGAACAACGACTGGAACCGGGCCTACAAGAAGTCGGCGCGTATCGTCGGCGACGTGATCGGTAAATACCACCCGCACGGCGACAGCGCGGTCTACGAAACGATCGTGCGGATGGCGCAGGACTTCTCGCTGCGCTACATGCTGGTCGACGGGCAAGGCAACTTCGGCTCGATCGACGGCGACAACGCCGCCGCGATGCGCTACACCGAAATTCGCATGGCGAAGATCGGTCACGAGCTGCTTGCCGACATCGACAAGGAAACGGTCGACTTCGGGCCGAACTACGACGGCAGCGAAATGCAGCCGCTGATCCTGCCCGCGCGGATCCCGAACCTGCTGATCAACGGTTCGTCGGGCATTGCGGTCGGCATGGCGACCAACATTCCGCCGCACAACCTGAACGAAGTCGTCGATGCGTGCCAGCATCTGCTGAACAATCCCGACGCGACGATCGACGAGCTGATCGAGATCATCCCGGCGCCCGATTTCCCGACGGCCGGCATCATCTACGGCGTCGCCGGCGTGCGCGACGGCTATCGCACCGGGCGCGGCCGCGTCGTGATGCGCGCGGCCACGCACTTCGAGGAAATCGACCGCGGCCAGCGCATGGCGATCATCGTCGACGAGCTTCCGTACCAGGTCAACAAGCGCTCGCTGCTCGAGCGCATCGCCGAGCTCGTCAACGAGAAGAAGCTCGAGGGCATCTCCGACATCCGCGACGAGTCCGACAAGAGCGGCATGCGCGTCGTGATCGAGCTCAAGCGCGGCGAAGTGCCGGAAGTGGTGCTGAACAACCTCTACAAGGCGACGCAGCTGCAGGACACGTTCGGCATGAACATGGTCGCGCTCGTCGACGGCCAGCCGAAGCTGCTGAACCTGAAGGAAATCCTTCAGTGCTTCCTGTCGCACCGCCGCGAAGTGCTGACGCGCCGCACGGTCTACGAACTGCGCAAGGCGCGCGAACGCGGCCACGTGCTCGAAGGTCTCGCGGTCGCGCTCGCGAACATCGACGAATTCATCGCGATCATCAAGGCCGCGCCGACGCCGCCGATCGCGAAGCAGGAACTGATGGCGAAGGCGTGGGATTCGTCGCTCGTGCGCGAGATGCTCACGCGCGCCGAAGCCGAGAACGCGGCGGCCGGCGGCCGCGCGGCGTATCGGCCGGAAGGGCTGAACCCGGCGTTCGGGATGCAGGGCGACGGGCTCTACAAGCTGTCCGACACGCAGGCGCAGGAAATTCTGCAGATGCGTCTGCAGCGCCTGACGGGCCTCGAGCAGGACAAGATCATCGGCGAGTATCGCGACGTGATGGCGCAGATCTCCGATCTGCTCGACATCCTCGCGCGTCCGGAGCGGATCACGACGATGATCGGCGAAGAGCTGACCACGGTGAAGGCCGAGTTCGGCGACGCGCGCCGCTCGAAGATCGAGCTGAACGCGACCGAGCTCAACACCGAGGATCTGATCACGCCGCAGGACATGGTCGTCACGATGTCGCACGCGGGCTACGTGAAGTCGCAGCCGCTGTCCGAATACCGCGCGCAGAAGCGCGGCGGTCGCGGCAAGCAGGCGACGCAGATGAAGGAAGACGACTGGATCGAGACGCTGTTCATCGCGAACACGCACGATTACATGCTCTGCTTCTCGAACCGCGGCCGCGTGTACTGGATCAAGGTCTACGAGGTGCCGCAGGGCTCGCGCAACTCGCGCGGCCGTCCGATCGTCAACATGTTCCCGCTGCAGGATGGCGAGAAGATCAACGTCGTGCTGCCGGTGAAGGAATTCTCGGCCGACAAGTTCGTGTTCATGGCGACGTCGCTCGGCACCGTGAAGAAGACGCCGCTCGAGGCATTCAGCCGTCCGATGAAGAAGGGCATCATCGCGGTCGGCCTCGACGAGGGCGACTACCTGATCGGCGCGTCGATCACCGACGGTGCGCACGACGTGATGCTGTTCTCCGACGCCGGCAAGGCCGTGCGCTTCGACGAGAACGACGTGCGGCCGATGGGGCGCGAGGCGCGCGGCGTGCGCGGCATGCAGCTCGACGAAGGGCAGCAGGTCATCGCGCTGCTGGTGGCCGGCAGCGAAGACCAGTCGGTGCTCACCGCGACCGAGAACGGCTTCGGCAAGCGCACGCCGATCACCGAATACACGCGCCACGGCCGCGGCACGAAGGGTATGATCGCGATCCAGACGTCCGAGCGTAACGGCAAGGTCGTCGCGGCGACGCTCGTCGACGCCGAAGACCAGATCATGCTGATCACGACGGCCGGCGTGCTGATCCGCACGCGCGTGTCGGAGATCCGCGAGATGGGACGCGCGACGCAAGGTGTTACACTCATCAGTCTCGATGAGGGTACGAAGCTCTCTGGCCTGCAGCAGATCGCCGAGGCCGAGGACGGTGACGGCGAAGCCGACGAGGCGTCGGACGGCGAGGCCTGA
- a CDS encoding DUF2059 domain-containing protein has protein sequence MQKQFKQLVLLAALVPTFAMAQALSNSAPAAPAAAAPIDADKKAAIKDLLDAIDAPKLVSAIGNSAEMQAKQLVPAILSDALSENKTLNDKQKQAAVPTLQKNAVPKLVDSAGKVFGTQQFQSDAMSAQYDAYAKYYSTSEIKDLTTFYKSPTGRKFIQVQDQVGRDVVNGLMQKYMPQAIQATRAQADKEVAAVKPGK, from the coding sequence ATGCAAAAGCAATTCAAGCAACTGGTCCTGCTGGCTGCACTGGTGCCGACGTTCGCGATGGCGCAAGCGCTGTCGAATTCCGCACCGGCTGCACCCGCGGCAGCTGCGCCGATCGACGCCGACAAGAAGGCGGCGATCAAGGACCTGCTCGACGCGATCGACGCGCCGAAGCTCGTGTCGGCCATCGGCAACAGCGCCGAGATGCAGGCGAAGCAGCTCGTGCCGGCGATCCTGTCGGACGCACTGTCCGAGAACAAGACGCTGAACGACAAGCAGAAGCAGGCTGCCGTTCCGACGCTGCAGAAGAACGCGGTGCCGAAGCTGGTCGACAGCGCAGGCAAGGTGTTCGGTACGCAGCAGTTCCAGAGCGACGCGATGTCGGCTCAGTACGACGCGTACGCGAAGTACTACAGCACGTCGGAGATCAAGGATCTGACGACGTTCTACAAGAGCCCGACGGGCCGCAAGTTCATCCAGGTTCAGGATCAGGTCGGTCGCGACGTGGTCAACGGCCTGATGCAGAAGTACATGCCGCAAGCGATCCAGGCGACGCGCGCCCAGGCCGACAAGGAAGTCGCGGCCGTCAAGCCGGGCAAGTAA
- the serC gene encoding 3-phosphoserine/phosphohydroxythreonine transaminase, whose protein sequence is MRVFNFSAGPAALPEEVLRQAADEMLDWHGSGMSVMEMSHRGKEFMSIHEAALADLRELLDVPASHRVLFLQGGGIAENAIVPMNLLGSRKTADFVVTGSWSQKSFNEAKKYCTPHLAATGKTDAGFTRAPAFAEWQLSDDPAYVHLCTNETIDGVETFEIPDLGDVPLVADVSSHILSRPMDVAKYGVLFGGAQKNIGMAGVTVVIVREDLLDRALSICPSAFEWKTVAANNSLYNTPPTYAIYIAGLVFQWLKRQGGLGAIEARNIEKAKLLYDTIDASSFYLNKVEPAVRSRMNVPFFLADESRNEDFLAGAKARGLLQLKGHKSVGGMRASIYNAVPLEGVKALVEYMKDFEQRCA, encoded by the coding sequence ATGCGCGTCTTTAATTTCTCTGCCGGCCCCGCGGCGCTGCCCGAGGAAGTGCTGCGGCAGGCCGCCGACGAAATGCTCGACTGGCACGGCAGCGGCATGAGCGTGATGGAGATGAGCCATCGCGGCAAGGAATTCATGTCGATCCACGAGGCGGCGCTCGCCGACCTGCGCGAGCTGCTCGACGTGCCGGCGAGCCATCGCGTGCTGTTCCTGCAGGGCGGCGGCATCGCGGAGAACGCGATCGTGCCGATGAACCTGCTCGGCTCGCGCAAGACGGCCGACTTCGTCGTGACGGGCTCGTGGTCGCAGAAGTCCTTCAACGAGGCGAAGAAATACTGCACGCCGCATCTCGCGGCAACCGGCAAGACGGACGCCGGCTTCACGCGCGCGCCGGCGTTCGCCGAATGGCAGCTGTCGGACGATCCGGCCTACGTGCACCTCTGCACGAATGAGACGATCGACGGCGTCGAGACGTTCGAGATCCCCGATCTCGGCGACGTGCCGCTCGTCGCCGACGTGTCGTCGCACATCCTGTCGCGCCCGATGGACGTCGCGAAGTACGGCGTGTTGTTCGGCGGCGCGCAGAAGAACATCGGGATGGCCGGCGTGACGGTCGTGATCGTGCGCGAGGATCTGCTCGACCGCGCGCTGTCGATCTGCCCGTCGGCGTTCGAATGGAAGACCGTCGCCGCGAACAACTCGCTGTACAACACGCCGCCCACGTATGCGATCTACATCGCGGGCCTCGTGTTCCAGTGGCTGAAGCGGCAGGGCGGCCTCGGCGCGATCGAGGCGCGCAACATCGAAAAGGCGAAGCTGCTCTACGACACGATCGATGCGAGCAGCTTCTATCTGAACAAGGTCGAGCCGGCGGTGCGTTCGCGCATGAACGTGCCGTTTTTCCTGGCCGACGAATCGCGCAACGAAGACTTCCTTGCCGGCGCAAAGGCGCGCGGGCTGCTGCAGCTGAAGGGCCACAAGTCCGTCGGCGGCATGCGGGCGTCGATCTACAACGCGGTGCCGCTCGAGGGCGTGAAGGCGCTCGTCGAGTACATGAAGGACTTCGAGCAGCGCTGCGCCTGA